GCCGCTGGTCACCGCGCAGGCGGGCCGGCGGGTCGGGTTGTCCGCCGGTGCGCACGTGGTGCACGTGGCCGCCGGTCGGTTGGGCGCGGCGGACCTGGCGGCGTTGCGGGCGGCCCGACCGGACGTGGTGCTGCTGGTCGGTGGCACCGACGGCGGTGACGCCGAGACGATCACCCACAACGCGACCCGCCTGGCCCGTGCCCGGTGGCGGGTGCCGGTGGTGTACGCGGGCAACGCCGACGTCCGCGCGGAGCTGACCGGGCTGCTGGAGGCCGCCGGGGTGCCGGTGACGGGCGCGGAGAACGTCCTGCCGCGCATCGGGGTGCTCGCCCCGGCGTCGGCGCGGGCGGCGATCCGCGCGGTGTTCCTGCGCCACGTCATCGGGGGGAAACGACTGTCGAGGGGCACCCGGTTCGCGCGGCTGGTACGCGCGGCCACCCCCGACGCGGTCCTCACCGGTGTGGAGGTGCTCGCCGACACCATCGGCGGTGACCTCGCCGTCGTCGACGTGGGCGGGGCCACCACCGACGTGTACTCGGTGCTCACCCCCGACGAGCGGGCCACCGGCCCGGCGCGGGAGGTCGCCGGCAGCCTCTGGCGGGCCCGCACGGTGGAGGGTGACCTGGGCATGCGGTGGAGCGCCCCCGGGGTGCTGCGCGCCGCCGTCGAGGAGCGGCTGCTCACCCCGGACGAGTCCGAGGAGCTGACGGACGCGGCGGCCCGCCGGGCGGCCGACCCGGCGTTCCTCGCCGTCGACGACGTCGAGCGGGCCGTGGACCGGCGGATCGCCACCCTCGCGGCGACGGTGGCGTTGCGGCGGCACGCGCGGGGCGCCGCCACCGGCGAGCGGGCCGGGCGGGACCTGCGCGACGTGCGGTTGATGGTGGGTTCCGGTGGGGTGCTGCGGCACGCGCCGGCGCAGGCGTCCGCGCAGGTGCTGGCGGCCGTCCTGGCCGACCACGCTGGCGGGTGGGCGTTGCCGCGGGCCGCCTCCGCCGTGGTCGACGCCGACTACGTGCTGGCCGCCGGAGGGCTGCTCGCCGAGGAACACCGGGCCGCGGCGGGGGCGCTGCTGCGTCACCATCTGCGGACGCATTGAGACTCGCCGACCCGACACGCCGTGGCGCAACACACGACAGGCCGGGGGTGGGTTGACAAGCGACGGGGGTTGGCACGTACCGTCTTTGAGTCCTACCACGGGAAGCGGCTGTTGTTCGCTTCGTCCCTTCGTCCGCTGGCCGAGCGACATTTTTGAGCGTCATCGTCGCGGCGGCCAGGTCCAGCGGGCGGGGGTCGGCGGGGCGGCGCGAACCGGCCGCGGTTACCGGTGTACGGGCAGGGTGAGGTGCACGGCCAGTAGACAACGGCCCGGCGGGGGCAGCCAGTCCGC
This portion of the Micromonospora zamorensis genome encodes:
- a CDS encoding glutamate mutase L, translating into MTLAVCADVGSTYTKVAVVDLAAGVLVGAAAAPTTVGTDVLHGLDAAVAAATDGLGVRDVPWYVCSSAGGGLRLAVIGYEPLVTAQAGRRVGLSAGAHVVHVAAGRLGAADLAALRAARPDVVLLVGGTDGGDAETITHNATRLARARWRVPVVYAGNADVRAELTGLLEAAGVPVTGAENVLPRIGVLAPASARAAIRAVFLRHVIGGKRLSRGTRFARLVRAATPDAVLTGVEVLADTIGGDLAVVDVGGATTDVYSVLTPDERATGPAREVAGSLWRARTVEGDLGMRWSAPGVLRAAVEERLLTPDESEELTDAAARRAADPAFLAVDDVERAVDRRIATLAATVALRRHARGAATGERAGRDLRDVRLMVGSGGVLRHAPAQASAQVLAAVLADHAGGWALPRAASAVVDADYVLAAGGLLAEEHRAAAGALLRHHLRTH